Genomic window (Helianthus annuus cultivar XRQ/B chromosome 3, HanXRQr2.0-SUNRISE, whole genome shotgun sequence):
GCTTATTCGCGAGCAGTGGCGAAGTATAGTGggtgcccgggggtgcacccgcccaccccaatctttcggttagaagtgtataagttctgatttttcgtccgaaaattttaaaattatataggatcccTCCCCCCCATTATTTTCCTAaattgtatatcctaaatatttataaactttgtatataaatgatgGGTAGTTTTGTAAATATACACTTtattttatttggaactattactATTTTACCCGACTTGAATCGAATAGCCAACCCAACCCGATCCGACCCAAAACATAATGATAGGAAAAAAAAACTTGGccccatcactttacgccccctcgaaacttttggtcaagcttcgccactgtttgCGAGTTAGAGTCTTTTGAGTTAATAGATGCTAAAAATAAAGtttactctacaagatcatttgtagagtaattttgataattacctacgagcaaataattacaaaaatgtcaccgtgttgtttttgtttttttatatctTTCGTATGTTTTGTACGATAAGACTGTTTATACGTGAACTTAACTCTTAATCACATTGGCATGTGTGTAAAAAATAATTAAGGTAGTAACATTTATAAAAGATAATTTTACCCACTTAAATTCTTGAAATTGAATGTTAAAAGACAATCACACCCTCATCAAATGTATTATTATACAGTACTGATagatataatttaaaaaatatacatataaaaatttagTACGTTGAAGTTGTTATAAACATAAAGTTATTGAAATTGTAGAATTATTAGAAGAGATGTCAATTATTTGGTTTTTCAAATTGAGTTTAAGATCATATTTTCTGTAGTGATATCCCGGCATATAACTTTTAATCATATAAGATTATAAAACATGTACACATCATAAAATTATTTGCAGCCTGAAATTTCCCATTCAAATAGGAGCGGTAGAGGAAGAAGAAGCAATAGGGGCAGGGGTCGTGGTAGACCGAGTTGAGCAGATAAAGAAGCCTATGCGGCGACAGCACCTTATGACAAACACAAAAGAAATCCCAGTATTAGCAGTAGCGATAAGCCAAAGCCAAAGCCAAACACGACTCTCGATTCACTAGAAGATGCTGACTCAAAAGAAAATCACAATTTCGCAGTTGTGAATCTTGGTACAGTTTGGTTTGGAAGATTCCTTGTTAAGTAATGAGAGTGTAGGTGCTGACTTAAGGTAGACATGGAATCAAGGGGAAGCTATTAGTTCCAAATCTTTccatttttgttcttttttttttttttaatttacttgCTTAGATTACTTGTTGAACATTTTCTTAGattttatttttggttttttttttttggtaaggAATTTATTGGATAATATCTATAGACTAATAAAAGCATAAATTTAGGAAGATCATGCATTAAAACTGTTTATTTGATTATTGTTTCTCTGATAAACAATATGAGAGCAATTTCATTACAAATTATCAGATAGATATACTCGAGACGCTTTAAAACTACTTATTATTGTACCAAAACGTATAACAAATTCCAAACACGCACTTATAAAGAAACTAGTATAAATAGATCCAAACAAGTCGTGTTACAAAGCCACGAGTTAATGCGATAGAATTTACTAGATGTCATCTAACTAACATACGCAGCGGCATAAACTTGAATGTAATGCAAGAACCGTTTATTACTAACCAAACGAAATTATTTAAGCAAACATAAGCAGCGGCACAAACTTGCAATGTAATGCAAGAACCGTTTATTATTAACCAAAACGATATTATTTATAAGATTAAGGTTCACACCCTGGTAGCGGTCTCCTGGCACTCTCGCCTGCATCATAGAACATACACCATTACTGCTTCAATAAAGGTGCTTGAATTCCTTCAATTCTTTGGAGTTGTCCGGCTTAAGCAAAACCTTGGCTACGTAAGTGTTTTTGACACCACCAACAGTTGCTTCAAGTATGAAATAATACATTGTACCAGCAACTATCTGCTGCTTTGCATCCAGTACCCTCTCAAATTCCAGCAGGGTATTCTACGTACATAGATAACCCATCAGTTTCTTAGTATTAATTCATAATAATCTTCAAGCTTACACATGCATAGACTAACATATAAAAGAGATAGATGATACCTGCTTCTTGCTGTATTCATCGACGGCGAATCGAGCGAGATCGTCGATCACAAGGCTGTTTGCAAAGTCCTTTACTTCTGTAATTCCTCCAATGACTGGGGTGGCAGCATCAACAGGCTTGAACTCCTGCAATTctttgaagttttcccatggctTAACCCAAACCTTGGCTTCATAAGTCTTTTTGACACCACCATCAGTTGCTTCAAGTGTGATATAACACAATTTACCAGCAACTATCTGCTCCTTTGCATTCAGTACTTTCCCAAATTCCAGCAGGGTATTCTACGTACATAGATAACCCATCATTTTCTTAGTATTCACATACTCTAAAAGAAAACATTAATTCATAATCCTCAATCTTACACACGcatatagggctgtaaacgaaccgaacgttcagcggacagttcgtgaactgtttggtaggaagttcgtttatgttcgttcgattagcttaacgaatgaacacgatcaaaaatttcgttcggtaagcttagcgaacgaacatgaacacaagTCTCGTTCGTTTGACTGCGCTCGTGAatgttcggtaatatgttcggttacgtttgttcgtgttcgtttgattatattaaaaaaaataataaactttttatctaaacatattgaaaacttgaaatccTATTTTcatctaagttagctaaaattttgGACATTCTAAGCTATTTATTgggataattattaattaaacttGATTCATTGTTCGGTGGTGTAGTAGATTTCttatgttttgatttatcatttgatggttgtatttaactacttatatccaatgtttaaagataacaatgtttttattttttactttcaagttaaatgttcgtttacGTTCGGTTTTTATGTGCTTCctttcgtttgtgttcgagagcAGTGTtgacgaactgttcgtgaacaattaAAATTTCCTTAGCGAACGagcacgaacataaacttatgttcgatATGCGctcgtgaacagttcgcgaacagcCCTACATGCTTAGACTAAAACATACAAATGAGATAGATgactttgttcgtgttcgttcggttcgtttacagctcTACATGCATAGACTAAAACATATAAATGAGATGGATGATACCTGCTTCTTGTTGTGTTCATCTACGGCGAATCGAGCGAGATCTTCGATCTCAAGGCTGTTTGCAAAGTCCTTTACTTCTGTAATTCCTCCAATAACTGAGGTGGCAGCATCAACAGGCTTGAACTCTTGCAATTCTTTGAAGTTTTCccatttcttaacccaaacctTGGCTTCATAAGTCTTTATGATACCACCATTAGCTGCATCAAGTGTGATATAATACAATGTACCAGAAACTATCTGCTCCTTTGCATTCAGCACCTTCCTAAATTCCAGCAGGGTATTCTACGTACATAGATAACATATAAAAGAGATGAAGTGTAATCCTCAAGCTTACACATGCATAGACTAACATATAAAATAGATGATACCTGCTTCTTGTTGTATTCATCGACGGCGAATCGAGCGAGATCGTCGATCACAATGCTGTTTGCAAAGTCCTTTACTTCTGTAAATCCTCCAACAAGTGACATCTTTTTGTTTGTGGTACGAAAAACCTACAACTCGGCGCGCGTTTTAAAGAGAACTAGTGGTCCCGAACAGGATCACGAGAACCAATGAGATGTTTACACGTGGCTAGAAGAAACCGTGTTTAGAAAGGGATAAGACTTTTAGCTGTTTTAGTATTACAAATGTGATTGAATTTGATAGAATCCAAAATATGAAAGTAACACCTAT
Coding sequences:
- the LOC118479417 gene encoding multicystatin-like, with the protein product MSLVGGFTEVKDFANSIVIDDLARFAVDEYNKKQNTLLEFRKVLNAKEQIVSGTLYYITLDAANGGIIKTYEAKVWVKKWENFKELQEFKPVDAATSVIGGITEVKDFANSLEIEDLARFAVDEHNKKQNTLLEFGKVLNAKEQIVAGKLCYITLEATDGGVKKTYEAKVWVKPWENFKELQEFKPVDAATPVIGGITEVKDFANSLVIDDLARFAVDEYSKKQNTLLEFERVLDAKQQIVAGTMYYFILEATVGGVKNTYVAKVLLKPDNSKELKEFKHLY